tcccaggaGACCTCTCCTCAAGCTGGGAAGAGGTCTGCCATGCTCACCAATTCCAGCTTTATGCCACACTGATGGCCTGAAATTGACCATGGTGGAATTATTTACATCATGGAAATTGGAAATGTTAACAcatcagagatttttaaaaactgctatttgattttttttctctctgtacatgttatttaaaatttttttaagctcAGCTCTTTTTCTTGGAGAAAAGTCTTAGGGGCAGTGAGTTTCCTGGGAAGCGGCAAAGGTAGGCCAAGGGCAGGATGCTTGGGCATCAGATAGTCCTGGTTTTAAAGCTTTGCTCAGCTGGGTGCCCTTGGGAAAGTCATCAGACCTCTCTGTGCTTTGGCTTTCTGCTTTGTAAGATCCTCTAATGATCCTCCCCACACAGGGAGACTGAGTCAGTCAATGCAGGGGGCATCTAGGAAACCACTAGCAAAGACAGAGACcgccaccacctcccagtaagAGCTCATACGGGGAACCCCACCTCCACAGCTTCCTGCTCCTTGTCTGCATTGGAAGTGACTGTTGGGATTGTCATTGGCTCTTTCTGGCCCTCACGGATGCTGTTCCCAGAGCCAGCATGTCTACATCAGGCTATGCAGTCTAGGGAGAGGCCTGCAGGTAGCTTCCCAGTCAGTGATAAAGACCCCAGGGGAGATGCAACCCTGAGATCCCCAAGAGTTCTCAGTACTGGCCCCGCCCACAACCAAGGCGACTTTCAAATTCAAATCAAGGCCCACTGCAATTCCCAGCTCCACATCCTCCTCCCAACTGCCTAGAACTTTCCTGGGTTTCTACCTCATCCGAGCCCCAGGGGATAGACAGAAGCTCAGCCTTGCGCATGCGCCATACCTTCAACTTCCAATCAAGAGGAAGGGCAGCTCTGAGattgggggggggcgggtaccagggactgaactcggggaagactgaccactgagccacatccccagccctattttgtattttgtgtagagacaaggtctcactgagttgctttagcatctcacttttcctgaggctggctctggactcgcaatcctcctgtctcagcctcccgagccactgggagtacaggcgtgtgccatggcAAACGGCCAATTCTGTGATATTGATCCAAATTCTTCTGGGGTAGCCACAGGAACACAGCCTAGGATGCTTCTGAGGCAGCCTTACCCACCAGAGGGACTGGCCAGATGGGACTTCTCTGAACTGTTTGTGATGCGCTGGGGGAGATCCAGAGTCTGGATCCTGGGAAACTCAACTTCTGAATGATGCTGGGAAAAGAAAGGTTTATGGGAAGCATGTCCTAAATTGGAACTAGGACAGGAAAGGTGACCAAGACCCCTCAGAACGCCGCCTTCCAGGGTCCTCACCAGCCTGACCACAGTTGGAAATTCTACCATTAGGGATTCATTTCTTTGGCTGACGCCCCTGAGAGTGTCATCTTTGTGATCACGACTTGCCTCTCCAGTGGACAGTTAGCAGAACGAAGGAGCGTGCAAGGCCCCGTGTCACACTTCCCTTATCCTGCTGTGTCTTCAGGCAGCCCTGCAAGGTGCCGACGTACAGCTGTAAGGTGCTCATCTTACAGCTGGGGACACTGAAGCTCTCTCATGGGGATGCCAGGTTTGGCCCCAAGCCTGGGGAGACAGACAGGTCCCTGAGCACTGGTGGAGGCGAGAcagggaggcccaggaggccGAGCCTGGAGTCAGACCAAGGACATGCGCCTCAGTGCTGATGCCCGGGCTGGGTTTTGAAGGATGCGTAGGAGTTGGGTGGATAAGGAGGTGAACAAAGTTCCCTGCAGAGGGACTGGCACCTCAAGAGGGGCACACAGGGGTGGCTGTTTGGGGAAAATGTACCATCAAGTGCCTAAGAGGAGGAGCACAGAGAGATGCAGGTCCCAGACTCAGGGGCCACTAGAGAAGCCCAAGTCAACATTCCCAGCACCTGCCACTATTTCCGGGAACCTGCCTGTCCCCAGCAGCATCCTGAGGTCGGGACTTTTGGTTGGCCTGGCATGGTGCCACCCTTCCTTCCCACGCAGCCCCTCAGGACCTCCAAGACTCCCTTTCCCAGCCTCAGGCCCAGGCAGAAGTCGGTTCTCTGTGTCTCTGACCCCAGGCGGGAGACAACCTCTCCCTGTCTGCCCTCGCCTCCAAAGCTTTCCCTTCCCTCTGACCTCCAGTCCTGGCCCCAGCTGGTTGGAGACACCTAGGGAGTCACAGGGACAGGCTTACCCAAGACACCTGCCAGGGGACGGAGGGCAGATATGCAGGTGTGCACACGTGGACAGGTAAACAGAACCAGCCCAAGGCATCCCCCACTCAGAAGCCAGCTGTCTGAGGAATGTGTCAAGATGATTTAACACTGGCTTGGACCAATGGGATTCCAGGTCCCCGGGAGCTCAGAAATGCcctggaatgttctagaaggaaGCATAAGGCACCCTGTGTCGGTCCACCTTGGTCCACCCCAGTCGGGTTGGAAGTCGTGGAATAAGAACCTTCGAACTTGAGACAGATGTGTTATTACCCAGAGGTTCTGAGATGCCAATTCAGATCCCAGAGCCGGGCGCCCACTTCTGTCCTGTCCCCAGAAAAAGTCCAGAGAGAGAGGCTGGCCCCGTCCCGCAGGATGTGGGGTCCGGCCCTCGGGGGCTGCGGTGTCGGCTGGGTGGGCCCTCCAGAGGGCCAGGACCCGGATGCTCTGCACAGGTCCACATCCAGGTGAGGCCGAGGAGCGCAGCTGAGTGGCCTCTAGGAGCCATGACCTGGCACCCGGAGAGACTCCCAATGTTGGCACCACCACAGGCAGAGGAGCAGGTTCCCAGGGACCTGCTTGTCCCctctgatgaatgaatgagtcattGTTTCTCTGGACTCTTCAGGATGAGAAGAAATGGCCAAGAAGCAGCACCCACgcctctcctgctccctcctcctcgGTGCTGAGGACCAACTCTTGTTCTTGGAGGCATCGGGGGCTGCCCAGCTGGGGTGCCTCAGTCTCCCGCTAGTGCCCAAAGCTGCCCGCTCCAAGAGCTTCtccagaaggagaaaggaagagggagtcGAAGGCGTTAGTGCCATTAGCCCCTCGGTGACTTCCATCTGCTCTGCCCATGATCCCTTCAGAGGACGCCAGACTGGACGGGCCGGGAGGTGCCATCCGCAGTGCCAAACCGATGGGTAGTGGGCACCCAGGGCACCGAGCGGAAAAGAATTCTGACCCCAGGCACATGCTGTGATTGACAGGCGCTCTCTTCCACGGTCAAGGGTGTGATGCGCCACCTCTCATCTGAACAGGGGACAATTTCCCAGCTGGGACTTTGGCAGCACAGAGGCAGGCCCTGGCAAGTGGGTTCAGTGCCACCCACTAGACTCCTCAAGACCTTCAAAGGCACGGCTCGGCCCATGGTTCCCCAGTCTGCCCTTTCTGAAGACGTTAATGCTGGTTGTTAGGAAACGCTCGGCTACGGTAGAAACGCACGGCAGGGTTAGTTTCTCCTTCGTGGAGATGACTAAAAGCTCTCCTTCTTACCAGTCTTCAGGGATGGCCTGGCTGTCACCAGAAGGAAACTCACACCCTGCAAAAACTCAGtccagggaagggcagggcctTGGCACTGATTCCGGTGACAGTTCGCAGATCACGTCCTGTGATTCTCTGATCCAAAAGCCCAAGGGACGGATGGAGTCTGGGCCATCTCATTTGGACACCTTGGTTTGCAGGGTGCTGGGCAGGTAGAGGTACCTCCAGATGGCGTAGTAGTGGGTGCCAGCACCGAATGCCACAAAGAGGTGCCAGATGGCGTGGGCAAAGGGGATCCTGCCGTCACTCTTGAAGAACACCATGCCCAAGCAGTAGAAGACCCCTCCGGTCATCAGCTCCCAGATACCATCGGTGTTGGGCTGTTAGCAAGGACAGGGTGGGGCACAGGTCAGAGGAGCTGCCAGCAGCTCCTTCCACCCAAACCAAAAGACAAGTAGGTGTCGAGCCAGCCCAGAGTCCCCATGGGAGTCTTGAAATTGCTGAGTGGACAATCCAGCTGCAGAGTGATCCTTTGGGGGATCACTCCCCAGGTCCCCGAGGgaccctgcccacctgcccaccagGTACTCACCAGTCAAGAACCTTCAAACTTGAGACAGATGCGTTACCCAGAGGTTCTGAGATGCCAATTCAGATCCCAGAGCCGGGCGGCCACTTCTATTAATTACACAGTCTTAGTAATTCCCAGCATTTCCCAGTACTTTCTATGGGCCAGGTACCATCTTAAGTGTGTATTTGAATTGTGTAACGTCATCTTCACGAGAATCTTATGAGGTGGGTTTTATGCTGTGGACAGCCACGGGGAAATGCCCGTGACATGGTGCAAAGAAAAACACAGGTATAGAATCGTCCATTTCAATcttgtataataaaaatagacACCAGAcataatggtgcacacctgtaatcccagcagcttggaaggctgaggcaggaggatttcaagttcaaggccagcctcaccaacttagggaggctctaagcaacttagtgagatcctgtctcaaaaaaaagggggggctggggatgtgactcagtggttaagcacccctgggttcaatccctggtaccaaaaaagaaaaaaaaatgaataatagacAAGGCAGTATGTGTCTTCCTATCCCCAGATACCtgcatctaaaattttaaaatggagggctgaggatgtagctcagcagtaaagcacttgcctagcatgcacaaggccctgggttctatccccagcaccacaataaaaagtaaatcttaCAATAGGAAAAGATACACAACAAACTGTTCATGGTGGTTACAGCTGGGGGTATTGTGCTCTGGAGAGGGTGGGAGGTGCCATTTTATGCAGGACTTCTCTGTTGAGTGACTACATGATTACACATGCATCTACTATGTATGTATCTAAAGATATGATACATAATTTAATGAATATGTTATAATTTAAcggatgaatatatatatttttaaacaaaaataaactcaagtggggggaaaaaggtaatctggaaaaacaaatacaaatataaaggGAAACTGTTGAACAGGTAGAACAATATGGAAAGAATTCACTGCCCAGTATGAAAATGCAGTTAAAGCTGCCCACAAATCCGTTTGGTAAAAAGAAGCCAAAAATGGAATCTAAGAAacagataggggctggggatgtggctcaagcggtagcgcgctcgccttgcatgcgtgcggcccgggttcgatcctcagcaccacatacaaacaaagatgttgtgtctgctgagaactaaataaataaataaataaaatctttaaaaaaaaaaaaaaaaaaaaaaaagaaacagatagatagataaatctatctatctatggtgGACATGGTGGACATTTGAATTTCCCATATGATGCAAGGAAGATTTGTAAATGGTAGATAAATGAAACAATGGCTGACCATTTGGGGAGGGATCACCATATACAAAAGAAACCACAGtgaatagaaaagtaaaatgtggccaggtgcagtggcgcatgcctgtgatcccagagacacaggaggctgaggcaggaggattgcaagttgcaggccagcctcagcaacttagccagaccctgtctcaaaattttaaaaagttaaagggctagggatgtagcttagtagtagagcacccctgggttccgtccccagtgccaagataaataagtaaataaaataacaacaaaaggtaaatgtaaaaaacaaactataaaagaaataggagagggctagggctgtagctcagtggtagagtgcttgcctagcatgtgtgagacactggatttgatcctcagcaccatatacaaataaaataaaggtattctatccatctacaaccacacacacacacacaaaaaaaaaaaaaaaaccttaaaaaacatttagagacagggtctcacttagttgcttagtgcctcacttttgctgaggctgctttgaactcgtgatcctcctgcctcagcctcccgagctgttcagattacaggcatgcaacattgcacccagcccattttattttttaatttttgatttgcagagctggggatggaccccagggccttgctcatattaggcaagagctctcccactgagctacacccccagcccattttttaaaaaattttgaaacagggtctcactacctTGCTGAGGCCGTCCctgaaattgagatcctcctgcctcagtctccagtgcagctgggatgacaggtgtgcaccaccatgcctggctcatggGTCTCCCACTAAATCCTTAAATTCAAAGTAGACCTGAAGCACAGGAGTTGGCAGACCCACTCGGGGTTGGGTGGACAGGGAGTGGTGGGGAGCCCAGGGTGGGGCCCCAGGATTAACTCCCATgttctcctgccccctccaggCTGACTGGACACCCCGTGCTGGACATGTGGGACTCACCATGGAGAGGATGACCAGGGCTGGGAAGAAGCCCATCACGACGTAGCAGAGCAGTTCCACGAGCTTGTACCTGGCAGGAAGAGAAGCCGTGTTGGCCTCAGGACGAGACTGCCCACGAGGAGACCGCTTCCTGCTCCCGCTGCCGGGGAGAAGGGGTGCCCTgaccaggaaagggagaagaagggaCCCTCTCTGCAGCACTCCTTGGCCCAGCTTTGACCAACTGCATCTCCAGGCAGTCGTGTGGCTTTGGGAAAATCTCTTTCCCTCTTGAGACTCAATTTCCACACTTACAAAATGACATGCTGGAGCTGGACCAGGGACAGCCAATATGAGAGCAAGCACATGGGCTCTCCCAAGGCTCAGTCCACAGCAGACATTACTATTCGACCCCAGCATCTCTTCCCACAGGGCACAAACCGCCAGTCTCCATCGAGTGAGTTACTCGATCCATGAAATCTGGGTGCCATCCTGGACACTCTATAGAGTCCTCATCTGCTGACACCGTCCAGGGAAGGCAGGTTACAGTGACCCAGTTCATTGGGCCTAGCAACCTGTgatgtctttttgaaaaattattcaaattgaATCTGTGGGCTGGGGGGCTAGGTCCAGTCTATGGCCTGGACATTGGGGGTGCCAGGCAGAGCTCTGCTCTCATTTTCTGGGGTCATCCTGGGGTCTCATCTGCCTAGGACACTAGGAGGCTTCCAGAAGCACCCCAACCTCCAACTCCCAGCCTGGGCTTACCGCTCATGGAAGAAGAAGACATAGATGGTGCCCACAGAGGCCATAATCCAGACCAGCCACCGCATGTGGGAGGCCCAGGGACCCAGCTCCCGAAGGTTCAACCTGGGGGGAGAGAAGCCGAGGGCACAGGCTGAGGGAGGTCCATTGGGACCCAGCCCTCCACAGCTGGCCTGCTGCAGGAAGCTGACCCCAGAGAAGCCCTGTCCCCTGCAGCTGCCCAGGCAGGACAAGGATTCTCcgtggaaaggaagaaaggacacggtaatcccagcagcttgggaggctgaggcaagaggatcgcaagttcaaagctagcctcagcaattta
The sequence above is drawn from the Urocitellus parryii isolate mUroPar1 chromosome 9, mUroPar1.hap1, whole genome shotgun sequence genome and encodes:
- the Mmd2 gene encoding monocyte to macrophage differentiation factor 2 isoform X1 produces the protein MNHRVPAHKRYQPTEYEHAANFATHALWIIPSILGSSNLYFLSDDSWETISASIYGLGLCALFVVSTIFHTVSWKKSHLRMVEHCLHMIDRMVIYFFIAASYAPWLNLRELGPWASHMRWLVWIMASVGTIYVFFFHERGSRKRSPRGQSRPEANTASLPARYKLVELLCYVVMGFFPALVILSMPNTDGIWELMTGGVFYCLGMVFFKSDGRIPFAHAIWHLFVAFGAGTHYYAIWRYLYLPSTLQTKVSK
- the Mmd2 gene encoding monocyte to macrophage differentiation factor 2 isoform X2, producing the protein MNHRVPAHKRYQPTEYEHAANFATHALWIIPSILGSSNLYFLSDDSWETISASIYGLGLCALFVVSTIFHTVSWKKSHLRMVEHCLHMIDRMVIYFFIAASYAPWLNLRELGPWASHMRWLVWIMASVGTIYVFFFHERYKLVELLCYVVMGFFPALVILSMPNTDGIWELMTGGVFYCLGMVFFKSDGRIPFAHAIWHLFVAFGAGTHYYAIWRYLYLPSTLQTKVSK